The Tardiphaga alba genome includes a window with the following:
- a CDS encoding Fic family protein, with product MDKAVFQRSPSGGLASTLNGQWGFVPHPLPPQVDTSSFMMPLVNATQALGELNGILRTLADPYILIQPLQAREALTSSSMEGTYTTVDALLLAEAGFGEGEAQSGDTREVFNYSVALRKAVASLDELPLSLRTIRNAHMDLLRGVTRARGANIQAGEFKQQQNWIGAAAIEAARFVPTPPAETLRCLDQLENYLQRESRDQAPALLDAALMHYQFEAIHPFADGNGRVGRILIPVMLYERKALSHPALFLSRALEERKDEYIDRMFEVSRSGDWSGWITFFMDIVMQTCRDTIATADRLLLMREQYRSRLQEAGRSALLLSTVDRLFIHPVFSTPQLAEYLSVTYPAAQKHLNTLLRLNIVEEIEGTSYPKYFAAREILNVITGQS from the coding sequence TTGGACAAAGCGGTCTTCCAGCGCTCGCCCTCAGGCGGCCTTGCTTCCACCCTGAACGGGCAGTGGGGTTTCGTTCCCCATCCGTTGCCGCCGCAGGTGGATACCAGTTCGTTCATGATGCCTCTGGTTAACGCGACCCAGGCACTGGGCGAGCTCAACGGCATCCTGCGGACGCTGGCTGACCCCTATATTTTGATCCAGCCGCTGCAGGCGCGAGAGGCGCTGACGTCCTCCAGCATGGAGGGGACATACACGACGGTCGATGCTCTACTGCTTGCCGAAGCCGGTTTCGGCGAAGGAGAAGCCCAGAGCGGCGACACCCGCGAGGTCTTCAATTATTCCGTTGCGCTTCGGAAGGCTGTTGCCAGCCTCGACGAGCTACCCCTTTCACTGCGTACGATCCGCAATGCGCATATGGACCTGCTGCGCGGCGTAACGCGTGCGCGTGGCGCGAATATTCAGGCAGGAGAGTTCAAGCAGCAGCAAAACTGGATCGGCGCTGCGGCGATCGAAGCCGCGCGTTTTGTGCCTACGCCGCCAGCCGAAACCTTGCGGTGTCTCGATCAGCTAGAAAACTATCTACAGCGCGAGAGCCGCGATCAGGCGCCGGCGCTGCTGGATGCAGCGCTTATGCACTACCAGTTCGAGGCGATACATCCGTTCGCCGATGGTAATGGCCGTGTCGGGCGCATCCTGATTCCTGTGATGCTGTATGAGCGCAAAGCGCTTAGCCATCCCGCGTTGTTCCTCAGTCGCGCGCTTGAGGAACGCAAGGATGAGTATATCGACCGGATGTTCGAGGTGTCGCGATCTGGCGACTGGTCCGGATGGATCACTTTTTTCATGGATATCGTCATGCAGACCTGTCGCGACACCATCGCAACCGCGGACAGGCTGTTGTTGATGCGTGAACAATATCGTAGCCGGCTGCAGGAGGCAGGACGTTCCGCACTGCTGCTCTCGACGGTCGATCGCCTCTTCATTCATCCGGTGTTTTCGACGCCGCAACTCGCCGAATATCTCTCCGTCACCTATCCCGCCGCGCAAAAGCATCTTAATACGCTGCTGCGGCTGAACATCGTCGAGGAAATCGAGGGCACGTCCTATCCGAAATACTTCGCTGCCCGCGAAATCCTGAACGTGATTACTGGACAATCCTGA
- the glyS gene encoding glycine--tRNA ligase subunit beta: MPDLLLELFSEEIPARMQAKAAEDLRRMVTDKLVDAGLVYEGAKAFATPRRLALTVHGIPARQPDLKQERKGPRVGGAEAAIAGFLKATGLNSIDEAKIQRDPKGDFYIALTEKPGKPAIDMLAEILPMVIRTFPWPKQMRWGEASIKSSALTWVRPLHSIVATFGIETEEPEIVKFDLPGVSIGQTTRGHRFLAPGEIEVRRFDDYVAKLQQAKVVLDPERRKEIILADARQLTFAQGFELVEDAALIEEVSGLVEWPVVLMGSFDADFLSIPDEVIRATIRANQKCFVVRDPKTGKLTNKFILTANIEASDGGAAIIAGNERVIRARLSDAKFFYDTDLKTKLEARLPKFDQIVFHEKLGTQAERIKRIERLAGEIAPLVGADPAKTKRAAQLAKADLLTEVVGEFPELQGLMGKYYALAQGEDASVAAASEDHWKPQGAGDSVPNDPISIAVGLADKLDTLTSFWAMDEKPTGSKDPFALRRAALGVIRLLLENNLRLSMTKASQSGVEGLLATSTGKTFADTQKVPVDLLAFFADRLKVQLRDQGARHDLVDAVFALGGQDDLLMVVRRVEALGKFLDSDDGKNLLAGTKRANNILTIEEKKDKRTFDGAPDAALFKLDEEKALAKAIAEVGPEASAAVAKEDFAGAMAAMAKLRPAVDAFFDKVKVNDDDAAVRENRLKLLNEIRAATRAVADFSKIQD; this comes from the coding sequence ATGCCCGATCTTCTCCTCGAACTGTTCTCCGAAGAAATCCCCGCCCGCATGCAGGCCAAGGCCGCGGAGGACCTGCGCCGCATGGTCACCGACAAGCTCGTCGATGCCGGCCTCGTCTATGAAGGCGCCAAGGCCTTCGCGACGCCGCGTCGCCTCGCGCTGACGGTGCATGGCATTCCCGCGCGCCAGCCCGATCTCAAGCAGGAGCGCAAGGGCCCGCGCGTCGGCGGCGCCGAGGCCGCGATTGCGGGCTTCCTGAAAGCCACCGGTCTCAATTCCATCGACGAGGCAAAAATCCAGCGCGATCCCAAGGGCGATTTCTACATCGCGCTCACCGAGAAGCCGGGCAAGCCGGCCATCGATATGCTGGCCGAAATCCTGCCGATGGTGATCCGCACCTTCCCGTGGCCGAAGCAGATGCGCTGGGGCGAGGCGTCGATCAAGTCGAGCGCGCTGACCTGGGTGCGTCCGCTGCATTCCATCGTCGCCACCTTCGGCATCGAGACCGAAGAGCCGGAGATCGTCAAATTCGATCTGCCCGGCGTCAGCATCGGCCAGACCACGCGTGGCCATCGCTTCCTCGCCCCCGGCGAGATCGAGGTGCGCCGCTTCGACGATTATGTCGCAAAACTGCAGCAGGCCAAGGTCGTGCTTGATCCCGAACGCCGCAAGGAGATCATTCTCGCCGACGCGCGCCAGCTGACTTTCGCGCAGGGGTTTGAGCTGGTCGAGGACGCCGCATTGATAGAAGAGGTGTCGGGCCTGGTCGAATGGCCGGTGGTGCTGATGGGCTCGTTCGATGCGGACTTCCTGTCGATCCCCGACGAGGTGATCCGCGCCACCATCCGCGCCAACCAGAAGTGTTTTGTGGTGCGCGATCCCAAGACGGGCAAGCTCACCAACAAGTTCATCCTCACGGCGAATATCGAAGCGAGTGATGGCGGCGCCGCCATCATCGCCGGCAACGAACGCGTCATCCGCGCGCGCCTGTCGGATGCAAAATTCTTCTACGACACCGACCTGAAGACGAAGCTGGAAGCCCGGCTGCCGAAATTCGATCAGATCGTGTTTCATGAAAAGCTGGGCACGCAGGCAGAGCGCATCAAGCGCATCGAGCGACTGGCCGGCGAGATCGCACCGCTGGTCGGCGCCGATCCTGCGAAGACGAAGCGTGCGGCTCAGTTGGCCAAGGCGGATTTGCTGACGGAAGTCGTCGGCGAATTCCCCGAATTGCAGGGGCTGATGGGCAAGTATTACGCGCTGGCGCAGGGCGAAGATGCGTCGGTCGCGGCTGCGAGTGAAGATCACTGGAAGCCGCAGGGGGCGGGTGACAGCGTGCCGAACGATCCCATCAGCATTGCTGTGGGCCTCGCCGACAAGCTCGATACGCTCACCAGCTTCTGGGCGATGGATGAAAAGCCGACCGGTTCGAAGGATCCGTTCGCGCTGCGTCGCGCAGCGCTCGGCGTGATCCGCCTCTTGCTGGAGAACAATCTTCGCCTCTCGATGACCAAGGCTTCGCAGTCTGGCGTGGAGGGATTGCTCGCGACCAGCACAGGCAAGACCTTTGCTGATACCCAGAAGGTACCAGTCGATCTCCTCGCCTTCTTCGCCGATCGCCTCAAGGTCCAGCTCCGCGATCAGGGCGCGCGTCACGATCTCGTCGATGCCGTGTTTGCGCTCGGTGGCCAGGACGATCTGTTGATGGTGGTTCGCCGCGTCGAGGCGCTCGGCAAATTCCTCGACAGCGACGACGGCAAGAACCTGCTCGCCGGCACCAAGCGTGCGAACAACATCCTCACCATCGAGGAGAAGAAGGACAAGCGGACTTTTGACGGCGCGCCGGATGCTGCGCTGTTCAAGCTCGATGAGGAAAAGGCATTGGCCAAGGCCATCGCCGAGGTCGGGCCGGAAGCGAGCGCCGCAGTGGCCAAGGAAGATTTTGCCGGCGCCATGGCGGCGATGGCCAAATTGCGCCCGGCGGTGGATGCGTTCTTCGACAAGGTGAAGGTGAATGACGACGACGCGGCCGTCCGCGAAAATCGCCTGAAGCTCTTGAACGAGATCCGCGCCGCCACGCGTGCGGTGGCGGATTTCTCGAAGATACAGGATTGA
- a CDS encoding cell wall hydrolase → MLVLRNGPKGTRRVFFGLGLCIFALAPKESGYQDIASLLARQPGVTERWQQRVSATAVNSIQVATFSFGRPIGTASRPTLQLASFDNADITGAIPRNPLMQAPRRYEASDFPKVDRTLKGDRLALRSPDLPQDEPLSEPLDDNSSVMGAKITDALPSLRHAPLDPELDEALHAAPLAQYDGSSAVQPAEDATAETAVIPVERAPSKDGFSVKTASLFFGASSLGSSAETMEQWQPGEEPMIVTPGVAPVADPDMKKTAMLPLPADKLSAGESVASKGEVNNVYHGKTPAERLGLTGAARAKQEKCLAEAVYFEARGEAVRGQIAVAQVVMNRAFSGFYPTTPCGVVYQNKHRKLACQFTFACDGIPDVVREPDMWERARKIAAATLDGRLWLPEVGKSTHYHAYWVHPSWVREMKKMYKTGVHSFYRPRKWGDGSDAPSWGTPALTAEISKKLAENKP, encoded by the coding sequence ATGTTAGTACTGCGTAACGGGCCGAAGGGCACGCGTCGCGTGTTCTTCGGCCTCGGTCTCTGCATCTTTGCACTGGCCCCGAAAGAATCCGGTTATCAGGATATCGCCTCGCTGCTGGCACGGCAGCCGGGCGTGACTGAACGCTGGCAGCAGCGTGTGTCGGCGACCGCGGTCAATTCGATCCAGGTTGCGACCTTCTCGTTCGGTCGTCCGATCGGCACCGCATCGCGCCCGACGCTTCAGCTCGCCAGCTTCGACAATGCCGACATCACCGGTGCGATCCCGCGCAATCCGCTCATGCAGGCGCCGCGCCGCTATGAAGCGTCCGATTTCCCCAAGGTCGATCGCACCCTGAAAGGCGATCGCCTGGCTTTGCGGTCGCCCGATCTGCCGCAGGACGAACCGTTGTCGGAGCCACTCGACGACAACAGTTCGGTGATGGGTGCCAAGATCACTGACGCGCTGCCGTCGTTGCGGCATGCGCCGCTCGATCCGGAACTCGACGAGGCGCTGCATGCCGCGCCGCTCGCGCAATATGATGGTTCGTCGGCCGTGCAGCCGGCCGAGGATGCGACGGCTGAGACGGCCGTGATCCCGGTGGAGCGCGCGCCGTCGAAGGACGGCTTCTCGGTCAAGACCGCCAGCCTGTTCTTCGGCGCGTCGTCGCTGGGATCGTCCGCCGAGACGATGGAACAGTGGCAGCCCGGCGAAGAGCCGATGATCGTCACGCCCGGCGTCGCTCCGGTTGCCGATCCCGACATGAAGAAGACGGCGATGCTGCCGTTGCCGGCCGACAAGCTCAGTGCCGGCGAAAGCGTCGCCAGCAAGGGCGAGGTCAACAACGTCTATCACGGCAAGACGCCGGCCGAACGTCTCGGTCTCACGGGCGCCGCCCGCGCCAAGCAGGAAAAGTGCCTTGCCGAGGCCGTCTATTTCGAAGCCCGCGGCGAAGCCGTGCGCGGCCAGATCGCGGTGGCGCAGGTGGTGATGAACCGCGCCTTCTCAGGCTTCTATCCGACCACGCCCTGCGGCGTCGTCTATCAGAACAAGCATCGCAAGCTGGCCTGCCAGTTCACTTTCGCCTGCGACGGTATTCCGGACGTGGTGCGCGAGCCTGATATGTGGGAGCGCGCCCGCAAGATCGCGGCCGCGACGCTGGACGGCCGGTTGTGGCTGCCGGAAGTCGGCAAGTCCACGCATTACCACGCCTATTGGGTGCATCCGTCCTGGGTGCGCGAGATGAAGAAGATGTACAAGACCGGCGTCCACTCCTTCTATCGCCCGCGCAAATGGGGCGACGGCAGCGACGCGCCGAGCTGGGGCACGCCGGCGCTGACCGCGGAAATCTCCAAGAAGCTGGCCGAGAACAAGCCGTAA
- a CDS encoding NAD(P)-dependent alcohol dehydrogenase gives MPKMKAAIFVEPGRIVLDDKPIPDVGPLDALVRVTTTTICGTDVHILKGEYPVAKGLTVGHEPVGIIEKLGSAVTGYEEGQRVIAGAITPSGHSYACLCGCSSQDGAGTKHGFKATGGWRFGNTIDGAQAEYILVPDAMANLSPVPDGLTDEQVLMCPDIMSTGFSGAERGGIRIGDTVVVFALGPIGLCAVAGAKLMGATTIIGVDTVPARIEVAKRLGADLVVDFKNGDPAQQIMELTDGRGVDVAIEALGTQSTFESALRSLRPGGTLSSLGVYSTDLTIPLSAFSAGLGDNSIVTTLCPGGKDRMRRLMNVVGSGRVDLRPLVTHHYKLDDIEQAYDLFAHQRDGVLKVAITP, from the coding sequence ATGCCGAAGATGAAGGCCGCGATATTCGTCGAACCCGGACGCATCGTCCTCGACGACAAGCCGATCCCCGATGTCGGTCCGCTCGATGCGCTGGTGCGCGTCACCACGACCACGATCTGCGGCACGGACGTGCATATCCTCAAAGGCGAATATCCCGTCGCCAAGGGGCTCACGGTCGGTCACGAGCCGGTCGGCATCATCGAGAAGCTCGGGAGCGCGGTGACCGGCTATGAAGAAGGCCAGCGCGTCATTGCCGGCGCGATCACGCCGAGCGGCCACAGCTATGCCTGTCTGTGCGGATGCTCGTCGCAGGACGGCGCCGGCACCAAACACGGTTTCAAGGCGACGGGCGGCTGGCGCTTCGGCAACACCATCGATGGCGCGCAGGCCGAATACATTCTGGTGCCCGATGCGATGGCCAATCTCAGTCCGGTGCCCGATGGCCTGACGGACGAACAGGTGCTGATGTGCCCCGACATCATGTCCACCGGATTCTCCGGCGCGGAACGCGGCGGCATCAGGATCGGCGACACCGTGGTGGTGTTCGCGCTCGGCCCGATCGGCCTCTGCGCGGTGGCCGGCGCGAAGCTGATGGGCGCCACCACGATTATCGGCGTCGATACGGTGCCGGCGCGGATCGAGGTCGCCAAACGTCTCGGCGCCGATCTGGTGGTGGATTTCAAGAATGGCGATCCCGCGCAGCAGATCATGGAACTCACCGACGGCCGCGGCGTCGATGTCGCCATCGAGGCGCTGGGCACGCAGAGCACGTTCGAGTCGGCGTTGCGGTCGCTGCGTCCGGGCGGCACGCTGAGCAGCCTCGGTGTCTATTCGACGGATCTCACGATTCCGCTGAGCGCATTTTCCGCAGGCCTCGGCGACAACAGCATCGTCACCACGCTGTGTCCGGGCGGCAAGGACCGGATGCGGCGGCTGATGAATGTGGTCGGTTCCGGCCGCGTCGATCTGCGCCCGCTGGTGACGCATCACTACAAGCTCGACGATATCGAACAGGCCTATGACCTGTTCGCGCACCAGCGCGATGGCGTGTTGAAAGTGGCCATCACGCCATAG
- a CDS encoding DUF3096 domain-containing protein — MTITAAHIQPIVALIAGVLILIMPRLLNFIVAIYLIVIGLVGLGVFKLLKIG; from the coding sequence ATGACCATCACGGCAGCCCACATCCAGCCGATCGTCGCGCTCATCGCTGGTGTCCTGATTCTGATCATGCCGCGACTGCTGAACTTCATCGTCGCGATCTATCTGATCGTCATCGGCCTGGTCGGTCTCGGCGTCTTCAAGCTGCTGAAAATCGGCTAA
- a CDS encoding DUF1236 domain-containing protein, giving the protein MRNKLIAAAALIGAFGAPLAAQAQGVTVGVSGGDRVIVDQNDPDGITVSERPAFREYVVRERVPTFTVPDRIVVGTTLPEAGVTYYDVPQSVAQTPYRYTVVNGQTVLVEPRSRRIVQVID; this is encoded by the coding sequence ATGCGTAACAAACTGATTGCAGCAGCCGCGCTGATCGGCGCGTTCGGTGCCCCGCTGGCCGCACAGGCCCAGGGTGTCACGGTCGGCGTCTCAGGCGGTGACCGGGTGATCGTCGATCAGAACGATCCCGATGGCATCACCGTGTCCGAACGCCCGGCCTTCCGCGAATATGTGGTGCGCGAGCGCGTGCCCACCTTCACGGTGCCGGATCGCATCGTGGTCGGCACCACCCTGCCGGAAGCCGGCGTGACCTATTACGACGTACCGCAATCGGTGGCGCAGACGCCCTATCGCTACACAGTGGTGAACGGACAGACGGTGCTGGTCGAGCCGCGCTCGCGCCGTATCGTGCAGGTGATCGATTAA
- a CDS encoding glycine--tRNA ligase subunit alpha, with the protein MTDSLPPHMRPERSFQGFILALQRFWAEQGCVILQPYDMEMGAGTFHPATTLRALGPKPWKAAYVQPSRRPKDGRYGENPNRLQHYYQFQVIMKPSPANLQDLYLQSLKAIGIDTALHDVRFVEDDWESPTLGAWGLGWECWCDGMEVSQFTYFQQVAGVECAPVAGELTYGLERLAMYVQGVDRVYDLNFNGREGAEKVTYGDVFLQAEQEYSRHNFEHADTAMLFEQFKMAEAACKKYLDAGWATDKREQHLMALPAYDQCIKASHVFNLLDARGVISVTERQSYIMRVRELAKACGEAWVHTEAGGAAA; encoded by the coding sequence ATGACGGACTCCCTGCCTCCGCATATGCGCCCGGAACGTTCGTTCCAGGGTTTCATCCTCGCTCTGCAGCGGTTCTGGGCCGAGCAGGGCTGCGTTATCCTGCAGCCCTATGACATGGAAATGGGCGCCGGCACCTTCCATCCCGCCACCACGCTGCGCGCCCTCGGTCCGAAGCCGTGGAAGGCCGCCTATGTGCAGCCGTCGCGCCGGCCGAAGGATGGCCGCTATGGCGAGAACCCGAACCGGCTGCAGCATTATTACCAGTTCCAGGTGATCATGAAGCCGTCGCCGGCCAATCTGCAGGATCTCTATCTGCAGTCGCTGAAGGCGATCGGCATCGACACCGCCTTGCATGACGTCCGCTTCGTCGAGGACGACTGGGAGAGCCCGACGCTGGGCGCCTGGGGCCTCGGCTGGGAATGCTGGTGCGACGGCATGGAAGTCTCGCAATTCACTTATTTCCAGCAGGTTGCGGGCGTGGAATGCGCTCCCGTCGCGGGCGAGCTCACTTACGGCCTCGAGCGCCTCGCCATGTATGTGCAGGGCGTCGATCGCGTCTATGACCTCAACTTCAACGGCCGCGAAGGCGCCGAGAAGGTCACCTATGGCGATGTCTTCCTGCAGGCCGAGCAGGAATATTCGCGGCACAACTTTGAACACGCCGACACGGCGATGCTGTTCGAGCAGTTCAAGATGGCCGAGGCCGCCTGCAAAAAGTATCTCGACGCCGGCTGGGCGACGGACAAGCGCGAACAGCATCTGATGGCGCTGCCGGCCTATGACCAGTGCATCAAGGCCAGCCATGTTTTCAATCTGCTCGATGCGCGCGGCGTGATCTCCGTCACCGAACGCCAGAGCTACATCATGCGCGTCCGCGAACTGGCGAAAGCCTGCGGCGAAGCATGGGTGCACACCGAAGCCGGCGGAGCCGCGGCCTGA
- the ppdK gene encoding pyruvate, phosphate dikinase, whose product MAKTASKSKKAAKQAAAKSKPAKVAAKAAKAAPPKKAAPAKKAAAKVAKKPVAKKAVAKAPVAKKAVVAKASASKAPAKAVAKKVAAKPTDLGKVGKWVYSFGGGKSEGKSDMRNLLGGKGANLAEMANLGLPVPPGFTIPTSVCTYYYDNKNSYPKELKAQVEKALDAVGKITKKTFGDNKNPLLVSVRSGARASMPGMMDTVLNLGLNDVTVEALAELAGDKRFAYDSYRRFITMYSDVVLGFDHHHFEEILDTYKDNKGYSLDTDLDGDDWVHLVGKYKEAVARETGSDFPQDPHAQLWGAIGAVFSSWMNQRAITYRRLHDIPESWGTAVNVQAMVFGNMGDTSATGVAFTRNPSTGESKLYGEFLINAQGEDVVAGIRTPQDITEEARIESGSDKASMESAMPEAFKELTRIYKQLEKHYRDMQDLEFTVEQNKLWMLQTRNGKRTAKASIRIAVELANEGVISQKDAITRIDPAALDQLLHPTIDPSAERDVIATGLPASPGAASGEIVFSSDEAAKLQADGKKVILVRIETSPEDIHGMHASEGILTTRGGMTSHAAVVARGMGKPCVSGTGAIRVDYGRGTMTIGGRVFKAGDIITIDGSTGQVLAGRMPMIEPELSGEFATLMSWADKVRKLKVRVNGDTPEDARTAIKYGAEGVGLCRTEHMFFEETRIRTVREMILAEDEQARRAALAKLLPMQRADFVELFEIMHGLPVTIRLLDPPLHEFLPHTQGEIEEVARVMNADPRKLADRARELSEFNPMLGFRGVRLAIAYPEIAEMQARALFEAAIEAAKRTGDAVALEVMVPLIVGKVEFDLIKARIDATAEAVLKETGGKLNYSVGTMIELPRACLLAGEIAETAEFFSFGTNDLTQTTFGISRDDAASFLGTYIAKGILEIDPFISVDRSGVGELVKIGVARGRKTRPNIKVGICGEHGGDPASVAFCHQIGLDYVSCSPYRVPIARLAAAQAALGKEIASQA is encoded by the coding sequence ATGGCCAAAACCGCATCGAAGTCCAAAAAGGCTGCCAAGCAGGCTGCCGCGAAGTCCAAGCCTGCAAAGGTGGCTGCAAAGGCCGCCAAGGCCGCGCCGCCCAAGAAGGCTGCGCCAGCAAAGAAGGCGGCGGCCAAGGTTGCCAAAAAGCCTGTCGCCAAGAAGGCGGTTGCAAAGGCGCCGGTGGCGAAGAAAGCGGTTGTGGCCAAAGCGTCTGCCAGCAAGGCGCCGGCCAAGGCTGTGGCCAAGAAGGTCGCCGCCAAGCCGACCGATCTCGGCAAGGTCGGCAAGTGGGTCTATTCGTTCGGTGGCGGCAAGTCCGAGGGCAAGTCGGACATGCGCAACCTGCTCGGCGGCAAGGGTGCGAACCTCGCCGAAATGGCGAATCTCGGTTTGCCCGTGCCTCCCGGCTTCACCATCCCGACCTCGGTCTGCACCTATTACTACGACAACAAGAACAGCTATCCGAAAGAGCTGAAGGCGCAGGTCGAGAAGGCGCTGGACGCCGTCGGCAAGATCACCAAGAAGACCTTTGGCGATAACAAGAACCCGCTGCTGGTCTCGGTGCGCTCGGGCGCCCGCGCCTCGATGCCGGGCATGATGGACACGGTCCTCAATCTCGGCCTCAACGACGTCACCGTCGAAGCGCTGGCCGAGCTCGCCGGCGACAAGCGCTTTGCCTATGACAGCTATCGCCGCTTCATCACCATGTATTCGGACGTGGTGCTCGGCTTCGATCACCACCACTTCGAAGAAATTCTCGACACCTACAAGGACAACAAGGGCTACTCGCTCGACACCGATCTCGATGGTGATGACTGGGTCCACCTTGTCGGCAAATACAAGGAAGCCGTCGCTCGCGAGACCGGCAGCGATTTCCCGCAGGATCCGCATGCGCAGCTGTGGGGCGCCATCGGCGCCGTGTTCTCCTCATGGATGAACCAGCGCGCGATCACCTATCGCCGCCTGCATGACATTCCGGAGAGCTGGGGCACCGCCGTCAACGTGCAGGCCATGGTGTTCGGCAATATGGGCGACACCTCGGCGACGGGCGTCGCTTTCACGCGAAATCCGTCCACCGGCGAAAGCAAGCTGTATGGCGAATTCCTGATCAATGCGCAGGGCGAGGACGTCGTCGCCGGCATCCGCACCCCGCAAGACATCACCGAGGAAGCGCGCATCGAGTCGGGCTCCGACAAGGCGTCGATGGAATCGGCGATGCCGGAAGCCTTCAAGGAGCTGACCCGCATCTACAAGCAGCTCGAGAAGCACTACCGTGACATGCAGGATCTCGAATTCACGGTCGAGCAGAACAAGCTCTGGATGCTGCAGACCCGCAACGGCAAGCGCACCGCCAAGGCCTCGATCCGCATCGCGGTCGAACTCGCCAATGAAGGCGTGATCTCGCAGAAGGATGCCATCACCCGCATCGATCCCGCTGCACTCGATCAGCTGCTGCATCCGACCATCGATCCCTCGGCCGAGCGCGACGTGATCGCGACGGGCCTTCCGGCCTCGCCGGGCGCGGCGTCGGGCGAGATCGTGTTCTCGTCGGATGAAGCTGCCAAACTGCAGGCCGATGGCAAGAAGGTCATTCTGGTTCGTATCGAGACCTCGCCGGAAGACATCCATGGCATGCACGCCTCGGAAGGCATTCTCACCACCCGCGGTGGTATGACCTCGCATGCAGCGGTTGTCGCGCGCGGCATGGGCAAGCCCTGCGTCTCCGGCACCGGCGCCATCCGCGTCGATTACGGTCGCGGCACCATGACCATCGGCGGCCGCGTCTTCAAGGCGGGCGACATCATCACCATCGACGGCTCCACCGGTCAGGTGCTGGCCGGCCGCATGCCGATGATCGAGCCGGAACTGTCCGGCGAATTCGCCACCCTGATGAGCTGGGCCGACAAGGTTCGCAAGCTGAAGGTCCGCGTCAACGGCGACACGCCGGAAGATGCGCGCACCGCCATCAAATACGGCGCCGAAGGCGTCGGCCTGTGCCGCACCGAGCACATGTTCTTCGAAGAGACCCGCATCCGCACCGTGCGCGAGATGATTTTGGCGGAAGACGAGCAGGCCCGCCGCGCGGCGCTTGCCAAGCTTCTGCCGATGCAGCGCGCCGATTTCGTCGAGCTGTTCGAGATCATGCACGGCCTGCCGGTGACGATCCGCCTGCTCGATCCGCCGCTGCACGAATTCCTGCCGCACACCCAGGGCGAGATCGAGGAAGTGGCGCGCGTCATGAACGCCGATCCGCGCAAGCTCGCGGACCGTGCGCGCGAACTGTCCGAATTCAACCCGATGCTCGGCTTCCGCGGCGTGCGTCTGGCGATCGCCTATCCGGAAATCGCCGAGATGCAGGCCCGCGCGCTGTTCGAAGCGGCCATCGAAGCTGCCAAGCGCACCGGCGACGCCGTGGCGCTGGAAGTGATGGTGCCGCTGATCGTCGGCAAGGTGGAGTTCGACCTCATCAAGGCCCGCATCGACGCCACCGCGGAAGCCGTGCTCAAGGAGACCGGCGGCAAGCTGAACTACAGTGTCGGCACCATGATCGAACTGCCGCGCGCCTGTCTGCTTGCCGGCGAGATCGCCGAGACCGCGGAGTTCTTCTCCTTCGGCACCAACGATCTCACCCAGACGACGTTCGGCATCAGCCGCGACGACGCCGCCAGCTTCCTCGGCACCTATATCGCCAAGGGCATTCTCGAGATCGACCCGTTCATCTCGGTGGACCGCAGCGGTGTCGGCGAACTCGTGAAGATCGGCGTCGCTCGCGGTCGCAAGACCCGTCCCAACATCAAGGTCGGCATCTGCGGCGAACACGGCGGCGATCCCGCCTCGGTGGCGTTCTGCCACCAGATCGGCCTCGATTACGTCTCGTGCTCGCCCTACCGCGTGCCGATCGCCCGCCTGGCCGCAGCACAAGCCGCCCTCGGCAAGGAAATCGCCAGCCAGGCGTAA